The following coding sequences lie in one Actinomyces capricornis genomic window:
- a CDS encoding superoxide dismutase → MAVYTLPELPYDYAALEPHISGRIMELHHDKHHAAYVAGANAALEALAAARESGDLGAINLWEKNLAFNLAGHTNHTVFWKNLSPNGGGQPEGELAEAIKDSFGSFEKFKAQFAAAALGIQGSGWAVLAYDTISGKLVIFQVYDHQSNLPLGAVPLFLVDMWEHAFYLDYLNVKADYVAAIWNIANWQDVSERLAEAVAKAGGLILR, encoded by the coding sequence ATGGCCGTTTACACCCTGCCCGAGCTCCCCTACGACTACGCCGCCCTGGAGCCCCACATCTCCGGGAGGATCATGGAGCTCCACCACGACAAGCACCACGCCGCCTACGTCGCCGGGGCCAACGCCGCCCTGGAGGCCCTGGCCGCCGCCCGCGAGAGCGGTGACCTGGGCGCCATCAACCTGTGGGAGAAGAACCTGGCCTTCAACCTGGCCGGCCACACCAACCACACCGTGTTCTGGAAGAACCTGTCCCCCAACGGCGGCGGCCAGCCCGAGGGCGAGCTGGCCGAGGCCATCAAGGACTCCTTCGGCTCCTTCGAGAAGTTCAAGGCCCAGTTCGCCGCGGCCGCCCTGGGCATCCAGGGATCGGGCTGGGCGGTGCTGGCCTACGACACCATCTCCGGCAAGCTGGTCATCTTCCAGGTCTACGACCACCAGTCCAACCTCCCCCTGGGCGCGGTCCCGCTGTTCCTGGTGGACATGTGGGAGCACGCCTTCTACCTGGACTACCTCAACGTCAAGGCCGACTACGTCGCCGCCATCTGGAACATCGCCAACTGGCAGGACGTCTCCGAGCGCCTGGCCGAGGCCGTGGCCAAGGCCGGCGGCCTCATCCTGCGCTGA
- a CDS encoding FKBP-type peptidyl-prolyl cis-trans isomerase encodes MRRTPLTLSTLALAACLTLAGCGQDAEPDAAASTPAAPPTAVDCSTVTVDSDAATLPTLSGADGEEPAVSWGGGQAPENLTVKTLTEGSGAQIGSDDVIVANYVGWEWDSSQAFDTSWGRGAPASFSLKAVIPGWTCGLAGTHVGDRVLLSIPAELAYGEKQPTPSAAAEQLPQQGQPSGDLVFVVDVLGGGSPEEISAGTKDAVVEGEAALAERGVSVSGSLGEAATITVNEGAAEPTEPEVIVLARGSGAPLEAGSKVLAHTAGAPWAGGQAGQPFSTWDQDSPQVLVLDDQPPLDKLAGVPAGSRVVILMPKDETTGTPASAFVMDIEQVL; translated from the coding sequence GTGCGTCGCACGCCCCTGACCCTGTCCACCCTGGCCCTGGCGGCCTGCCTCACCCTGGCCGGGTGCGGGCAGGACGCCGAGCCCGACGCCGCCGCCTCCACCCCGGCGGCCCCGCCCACCGCCGTCGACTGCTCGACGGTGACGGTGGACTCCGACGCCGCGACCCTGCCCACCCTCTCGGGCGCTGACGGCGAGGAGCCGGCGGTCTCCTGGGGTGGTGGCCAGGCCCCTGAGAACCTCACGGTCAAGACCCTCACCGAGGGCAGTGGCGCGCAGATCGGCTCCGACGACGTCATCGTGGCCAACTACGTGGGCTGGGAGTGGGACTCCTCCCAGGCCTTCGACACCTCCTGGGGCCGGGGCGCCCCTGCCTCCTTCTCCCTCAAGGCCGTCATCCCCGGGTGGACCTGCGGACTGGCGGGCACGCACGTGGGGGACCGCGTGCTCCTGTCGATCCCCGCGGAGCTGGCCTACGGGGAGAAGCAGCCCACCCCCAGCGCGGCGGCCGAGCAGCTGCCGCAGCAGGGGCAGCCCTCGGGCGACCTGGTCTTCGTCGTCGATGTGCTGGGCGGCGGCAGCCCCGAGGAGATCTCCGCGGGCACCAAGGATGCGGTGGTGGAGGGGGAGGCGGCCCTCGCCGAGCGCGGCGTGAGCGTCAGCGGGAGCCTGGGGGAGGCCGCCACGATCACCGTCAATGAGGGCGCGGCCGAGCCGACCGAGCCCGAGGTCATCGTCCTGGCCCGGGGCAGTGGCGCTCCCCTGGAGGCCGGATCGAAGGTCCTGGCGCACACCGCGGGCGCCCCGTGGGCGGGCGGCCAGGCCGGCCAGCCCTTCTCCACCTGGGATCAGGACTCCCCGCAGGTGCTGGTCCTGGACGACCAGCCGCCGCTGGACAAGCTGGCGGGTGTGCCGGCGGGCTCCCGCGTGGTCATCCTCATGCCCAAGGACGAGACCACCGGCACCCCGGCGAGCGCCTTCGTCATGGATATCGAGCAGGTGCTCTGA
- a CDS encoding lysophospholipid acyltransferase family protein, translating into MGYGPIKATVGPALEMLYQPWIRGEENIPAEGAAILASNHLAVIDSFFLPLLVDREVAFIGKADYFTGKGIKGWAVKNFMKTVGTIPVDRSGGKASQAALQAGIDRLRAGHLFGIYPEGTRSPDGRLYRGKTGVARITLATGAPVVPVAMIGSNLAQPIGQAIPSTRHRVGIVIGEPLDFSRYKGLENDRFVLRSITDEIMYALMALSGQEYVDLYAADVKNAMDAEKKTADEVVAEMLQAQAQRRPAAAPVSAPGGRPAPEVSVPEPPDEAEDRPAESGGDGEDAGNAPSADM; encoded by the coding sequence GTGGGATACGGACCCATCAAGGCGACAGTCGGCCCGGCCCTGGAGATGCTCTACCAGCCCTGGATCCGCGGGGAGGAGAACATTCCGGCGGAGGGCGCGGCGATCCTGGCCTCCAATCACCTGGCGGTCATCGACTCCTTCTTCCTGCCGCTGCTGGTGGATCGCGAGGTGGCCTTCATCGGCAAGGCCGACTACTTCACCGGCAAGGGGATCAAGGGCTGGGCGGTGAAGAACTTCATGAAGACGGTGGGCACGATCCCGGTGGACCGCAGTGGGGGCAAGGCCTCCCAGGCGGCTCTCCAGGCGGGGATCGACCGCCTGCGCGCGGGGCACCTGTTCGGCATCTACCCCGAGGGCACCCGCAGCCCCGATGGGCGCCTCTACCGCGGCAAGACGGGCGTGGCCCGCATCACCCTGGCGACGGGGGCCCCGGTGGTGCCGGTGGCCATGATCGGCTCGAACCTGGCCCAGCCGATCGGCCAGGCGATCCCCTCGACCCGCCATCGGGTGGGGATCGTCATTGGCGAGCCGCTGGACTTCTCGCGCTACAAGGGGCTGGAGAACGACCGCTTCGTCCTGCGCTCGATCACCGATGAGATCATGTACGCCCTCATGGCCCTCTCGGGCCAGGAGTATGTGGACCTGTATGCGGCGGATGTGAAGAACGCGATGGACGCGGAGAAGAAGACGGCCGACGAGGTGGTCGCCGAGATGCTTCAGGCCCAGGCCCAGCGCCGCCCGGCAGCCGCGCCCGTGTCCGCCCCCGGCGGCCGCCCCGCCCCCGAGGTCAGCGTGCCCGAGCCGCCGGACGAGGCCGAGGACAGGCCCGCCGAGAGCGGAGGGGACGGCGAGGATGCGGGTAACGCTCCTTCTGCGGATATGTGA
- a CDS encoding DEDD exonuclease domain-containing protein, translating into MQASLEDLGTPLSHVTFLVVDVETTGGAPGAHALTEIGAVKVRGGRVLEEFSTLVNPGAAIPAQITMLTGITNAMVAGAPAVSAAMEAFLTWADGAAHHDAAAPREETVLVAHNARFDLSHLRAAAQHSGQDWSAPRVLDTLALARRAWSRSDVPNHRLSTLASFVGSPTRPTHRALDDARATVEVLHAALEALAPLGVTHLEDLATATDPVPARRRAKSRLADPLPTCPGVYQFCSAAGQVLYVGSASSLKRRVRSYFTAAEKRRKVAQMLDTTVEVRHIATPTLIEARVRELRLIAELDPPVNRRSRSPGRQPWLRLAPGPQPRLSLTTVLPTSEATGAVGPFASRRSAQEALRAAESVLRLGRWDGAHRRVRPDDAPATADQAAACLSGHIDLVATPLLERISALAADQRYEEAGAWTHRLRALLHGVLRAERARPLLACPHLIAARRRQGGGWELIAVRWGMLAGSMATPPGADPRPGVEALRASARIVERPERVGQGASVEETLLLADWALDEGARLVEVEGDPQCLAWPLGAAARHRKVLDAEP; encoded by the coding sequence ATCCAGGCCAGCCTGGAGGACCTGGGCACGCCCCTGAGCCACGTGACCTTCCTGGTGGTCGACGTCGAGACCACCGGCGGCGCCCCCGGGGCCCACGCCCTGACCGAGATCGGAGCCGTCAAGGTGCGCGGCGGCCGGGTCCTGGAGGAGTTCTCCACCCTGGTCAACCCCGGGGCGGCCATCCCCGCCCAGATCACCATGCTCACCGGCATCACCAATGCCATGGTTGCCGGCGCCCCCGCCGTCAGCGCCGCCATGGAGGCCTTCCTCACCTGGGCCGACGGCGCCGCCCACCACGACGCCGCCGCGCCCCGGGAGGAGACCGTGCTCGTGGCCCACAACGCGCGCTTCGACCTCAGCCATCTGCGCGCCGCAGCCCAGCACAGCGGCCAGGACTGGTCCGCGCCCCGCGTGCTGGACACCCTGGCCCTGGCCCGCCGGGCCTGGAGCCGCAGCGATGTGCCCAACCACCGCCTATCCACCCTGGCCTCCTTCGTGGGCTCCCCCACCCGCCCCACCCACCGGGCCCTGGACGACGCGCGCGCCACCGTCGAGGTCCTGCACGCCGCCCTGGAGGCCCTGGCGCCCCTGGGGGTCACCCACCTGGAGGACCTGGCCACCGCCACCGACCCCGTCCCCGCGCGCCGGCGCGCCAAGAGCCGCCTGGCCGACCCCCTGCCCACCTGCCCCGGCGTCTACCAGTTCTGCTCCGCGGCCGGCCAGGTGCTCTACGTCGGCAGCGCCTCCAGCCTCAAGCGCCGGGTGCGCTCCTACTTCACGGCCGCGGAGAAACGCCGCAAGGTCGCCCAGATGCTCGACACCACCGTTGAGGTCCGCCATATCGCCACCCCCACCCTCATCGAGGCGCGGGTGCGCGAGCTGCGGCTCATCGCCGAGCTCGACCCGCCGGTCAACCGCCGCTCGCGCTCCCCCGGCAGGCAGCCCTGGCTCCGCCTGGCCCCCGGCCCCCAGCCCCGCCTGTCCCTGACCACCGTACTGCCCACCAGTGAGGCCACCGGCGCCGTGGGCCCCTTCGCCTCGCGCCGCAGCGCCCAGGAGGCCCTGCGGGCCGCGGAGTCCGTCCTGCGCCTGGGCCGCTGGGACGGCGCGCACCGCCGCGTGCGCCCCGACGACGCCCCCGCCACCGCCGACCAGGCGGCCGCCTGCCTGTCGGGGCACATCGACCTGGTGGCCACTCCCCTCCTGGAGCGCATCAGCGCCCTGGCCGCCGACCAGCGCTACGAGGAGGCCGGCGCCTGGACCCACCGCCTGCGCGCCCTCCTGCACGGGGTACTGCGCGCCGAGCGGGCCAGGCCCCTGCTGGCCTGCCCCCACCTCATCGCCGCCCGGCGCCGCCAGGGCGGGGGCTGGGAGCTGATCGCCGTGCGCTGGGGCATGCTGGCCGGCTCCATGGCCACCCCGCCCGGTGCGGATCCCCGCCCCGGGGTTGAGGCCCTGCGGGCCAGCGCCAGGATCGTGGAGCGCCCCGAGCGCGTCGGGCAGGGCGCCAGCGTGGAGGAGACGCTCCTGCTGGCCGACTGGGCACTCGATGAGGGGGCGCGCCTGGTCGAGGTCGAGGGCGACCCGCAGTGCCTGGCCTGGCCCCTGGGCGCGGCGGCGCGCCACCGCAAGGTCCTCGACGCCGAGCCGTGA